The proteins below are encoded in one region of Neofelis nebulosa isolate mNeoNeb1 chromosome 17, mNeoNeb1.pri, whole genome shotgun sequence:
- the FAM98C gene encoding protein FAM98C isoform X2 → MEGAEAEAREWVAVAQDLQALGYEGFSGATSLGTSCPDFRALCARLAAELATLGALEREREESAEVLRAGDGPGAEEAFLRQLADLLRELHCPDRALCGGDCAAALRERGACLRLLRFLCSELQAARLLRLYPQLDSSPAPPCGEGAEEGDDVVQELVLTFQALGLPRPTPGTAASRLLWELHDKISELLPSLPPGFLQPLLSNPLDAPRWEALESLCQRLRDQYCCRRCLLLKRLDLTTSAFHWSDRAEAQGEAMKVVLIPIREALSPESDVSIAHVLAARADLSRLVPATSKAARRGTCCAINKVLMGNVPDRGGRPNELEAPMPSWQSRREDGGGRKAGRQSWGRKKKKK, encoded by the exons ATGGAGGGGGCGGAGGCGGAAGCGCGGGAGTGGGTCGCTGTGGCCCAGGACCTGCAAGCCTTAGG GTATGAGGGTTTCTCGGGGGCGACGTCGCTGGGCACCTCGTGTCCAGACTTCAGGGCGCTGTGCGCGCGGCTGGCGGCGGAGCTGGCCACTCTGGGCGCCCTGGAGCGGGAGCGGGAGGAGAGCGCGGAGGTGCTGAGGGCCGGCGACG GCCCCGGCGCAGAGGAGGCATTCCTGCGACAGTTGGCCGACCTGCTGCGGGAGTTGCATTGCCCGGACCGCGCGCTCTGCGGCGGAGACTGCGCGGCCGCGCTGCGGGAGCGCGGCGCGTGCCTGCGCCTGCTGC GCTTTCTCTGTTCAGAACTCCAGGCTGCCCGCCTCCTCCGTCTGTACCCGCAGCTGGATTCCAGCCCCGCACCGccctgtggggaaggggcagaggagggagatgaCGTGGTTCAGGAACTGGTCCTTACCTTCCAAGCTCTGGGGCTGCCCAGACCTACGCCTGGGACCGCTGCCAGCCGGCTGCTGTGGGAGTTGCATGACAAG ATCTCTGAGCtgctgccttccctgcccccaggatTCCTGCAGCCCCTCCTCAGCAACCCGCTGGACGCACCCAGATGG GAGGCATTGGAGTCTCTGTGCCAAAGGCTGAGAGATCAGTACTGCTGTCGCCGCTGCCTTCTCCTCAAGCGCCTGGACCTCACAACATCTGCCTTCCACTGGAGCGATCGGGCAGAG gcccaagGAGAAGCCATGAAGGTAGTGCTGATCCCAATTCGGGAGGCTCTGAGCCCAGAATCAGATGTCTCCATCGCGCATGTCCTGGCTGCCCGAGCGGACCTGTCTCGTCTTGTCCCAGCCACCAGCAAGGCTGCCCGCCGAGGGACCTGCTGTGCCATCAACAAG GTGCTTATGGGCAACGTGCCAGACCGAGGGGGCCGTCCAAATGAGCTGGAGGCTCCCATGCCCAGCTGGCAGAGCAGAAGAGAGGACGGAGGTGGGCGGAAGGCAGGCCGCCAGAGCTGGGGTcgcaagaagaagaagaagtaa
- the SPRED3 gene encoding sprouty-related, EVH1 domain-containing protein 3 isoform X2, with product MVQVRAVVMARDDSSGGWLPVGGGGLSQTTLECTLRPGLVYNKVNPIFHHWSLGDCKFGLTFQSPAEADEFQKSLLAALAALGRGSLTPSSSSSSSSPSQDTAETPCPLTSHVDSESSSSHSHQETPPTAAAAATIITVESASGFGPATSPQRRRSSAQSYPPLLPFTGIPEPSEPLAGVGGPGWGGRGYEDYRRAGPPAPLALSTCVVRFAKTGALRGAALGPPTALPAPLAEAAPPAPPARPPPGPGPAPAPAKASPEAEESARCVHCRALFRRRADGRGGRCAEAPDPGRLLVRRLSCLWCAESLLYHCLSDAEGDFSDPCACEPGHPRPAARWAALAALSLAVPCLCCYAPLRACHWVAARCGCAGCGGRHEEAAR from the exons ATGGTTCAGGTCCGAGCCGTGGTGATGGCCCGAGATGACTCCAGTGGGGGCTGGCTgcctgtggggggcgggggcctcAGCCAG aCCACCTTGGAGTGTACCCTGAGGCCAGGCTTGGTTTACAACAAGGTGAACCCCATCTTCCATCACTGGAGCCTGGGCGACTGCAAGTTTGGGCTGACGTTTCAGAGTCCCGCAGAAGCTGACGAGTTCCAGAAGAGCCTGCTGGCTGCACTGGCTGCACTGGGGCGAG GCTCGCtcaccccctcttcctcctcctcttcctcctccccttcccaggaCACCGCAGAGACTCCCTGCCCTCTGACG TCCCATGTGGACAGCGAGTCCTCCTCCAGTCACAGCCACCAGGAGACGCCTCCCACCGCCGCGGCGGCGGCCACTATCATCACCGTGGAGTCAGCTTCTGGCTTCGGGCCGGCCACGTCCCCCCAGCGCCGGCGCTCCTCTGCTCAG AGCTACCCTCCGCTCCTACCGTTCACGGGGATTCCGGAGCCCTCAGAGCCCCTGGCCGGGGTAGGGGGCCCGGGCTGGGGCGGCCGTGGCTATGAGGATTATCGGCGCGCTGGGCCGCCCGCACCCCTCGCCCTGTCCACCTGCGTCGTGCGCTTCGCCAAGACCGGCGCGTTGAGGGGTGCAGCCCTGGGGCCTCCCACCGCGCTACCCGCCCCTCTCGCCGAGGCTGCGCCCCCAGCGCCCCCGGCTCGCCCACCACCCGGCCCCGGCCCTGCCCCTGCGCCGGCCAAGGCCTCCCCGGAGGCAGAGGAGTCGGCGCGCTGCGTGCACTGCCGTGCGCTCTTCCGCCGCAGAGCTGACGGGCGTGGTGGCCGCTGCGCGGAGGCCCCGGACCCGGGTCGCCTGCTGGTGCGCCGGCTCAGTTGCCTGTGGTGCGCCGAGAGCTTGCTCTACCACTGCCTGTCAGACGCCGAGGGCGACTTCTCGGACCCGTGCGCCTGCGAGCCGGGCCACCCGCGTCCCGCCGCGCGCTGGGCCGCGCTGGCCGCCCTCTCCCTGGCGGTGCCCTGCCTCTGCTGCTATGCGCCCCTGCGCGCATGCCACTGGGTCGCGGCACGATGTGGCTGCGCTGGCTGCGGGGGTCGCCACGAGGAGGCGGCACGGTGA
- the FAM98C gene encoding protein FAM98C isoform X1, which translates to MEGAEAEAREWVAVAQDLQALGYEGFSGATSLGTSCPDFRALCARLAAELATLGALEREREESAEVLRAGDGPGAEEAFLRQLADLLRELHCPDRALCGGDCAAALRERGACLRLLREPGAGPGCGSFLCSELQAARLLRLYPQLDSSPAPPCGEGAEEGDDVVQELVLTFQALGLPRPTPGTAASRLLWELHDKISELLPSLPPGFLQPLLSNPLDAPRWEALESLCQRLRDQYCCRRCLLLKRLDLTTSAFHWSDRAEAQGEAMKVVLIPIREALSPESDVSIAHVLAARADLSRLVPATSKAARRGTCCAINKVLMGNVPDRGGRPNELEAPMPSWQSRREDGGGRKAGRQSWGRKKKKK; encoded by the exons ATGGAGGGGGCGGAGGCGGAAGCGCGGGAGTGGGTCGCTGTGGCCCAGGACCTGCAAGCCTTAGG GTATGAGGGTTTCTCGGGGGCGACGTCGCTGGGCACCTCGTGTCCAGACTTCAGGGCGCTGTGCGCGCGGCTGGCGGCGGAGCTGGCCACTCTGGGCGCCCTGGAGCGGGAGCGGGAGGAGAGCGCGGAGGTGCTGAGGGCCGGCGACG GCCCCGGCGCAGAGGAGGCATTCCTGCGACAGTTGGCCGACCTGCTGCGGGAGTTGCATTGCCCGGACCGCGCGCTCTGCGGCGGAGACTGCGCGGCCGCGCTGCGGGAGCGCGGCGCGTGCCTGCGCCTGCTGCGTGAGCCGGGGGCTGGCCCAGGATGCGGAA GCTTTCTCTGTTCAGAACTCCAGGCTGCCCGCCTCCTCCGTCTGTACCCGCAGCTGGATTCCAGCCCCGCACCGccctgtggggaaggggcagaggagggagatgaCGTGGTTCAGGAACTGGTCCTTACCTTCCAAGCTCTGGGGCTGCCCAGACCTACGCCTGGGACCGCTGCCAGCCGGCTGCTGTGGGAGTTGCATGACAAG ATCTCTGAGCtgctgccttccctgcccccaggatTCCTGCAGCCCCTCCTCAGCAACCCGCTGGACGCACCCAGATGG GAGGCATTGGAGTCTCTGTGCCAAAGGCTGAGAGATCAGTACTGCTGTCGCCGCTGCCTTCTCCTCAAGCGCCTGGACCTCACAACATCTGCCTTCCACTGGAGCGATCGGGCAGAG gcccaagGAGAAGCCATGAAGGTAGTGCTGATCCCAATTCGGGAGGCTCTGAGCCCAGAATCAGATGTCTCCATCGCGCATGTCCTGGCTGCCCGAGCGGACCTGTCTCGTCTTGTCCCAGCCACCAGCAAGGCTGCCCGCCGAGGGACCTGCTGTGCCATCAACAAG GTGCTTATGGGCAACGTGCCAGACCGAGGGGGCCGTCCAAATGAGCTGGAGGCTCCCATGCCCAGCTGGCAGAGCAGAAGAGAGGACGGAGGTGGGCGGAAGGCAGGCCGCCAGAGCTGGGGTcgcaagaagaagaagaagtaa
- the SPRED3 gene encoding sprouty-related, EVH1 domain-containing protein 3 isoform X1: MVQVRAVVMARDDSSGGWLPVGGGGLSQVSVCRVRGARPEGGARQGHYVIHGERLRDQKTTLECTLRPGLVYNKVNPIFHHWSLGDCKFGLTFQSPAEADEFQKSLLAALAALGRGSLTPSSSSSSSSPSQDTAETPCPLTSHVDSESSSSHSHQETPPTAAAAATIITVESASGFGPATSPQRRRSSAQSYPPLLPFTGIPEPSEPLAGVGGPGWGGRGYEDYRRAGPPAPLALSTCVVRFAKTGALRGAALGPPTALPAPLAEAAPPAPPARPPPGPGPAPAPAKASPEAEESARCVHCRALFRRRADGRGGRCAEAPDPGRLLVRRLSCLWCAESLLYHCLSDAEGDFSDPCACEPGHPRPAARWAALAALSLAVPCLCCYAPLRACHWVAARCGCAGCGGRHEEAAR, translated from the exons ATGGTTCAGGTCCGAGCCGTGGTGATGGCCCGAGATGACTCCAGTGGGGGCTGGCTgcctgtggggggcgggggcctcAGCCAGGTGAGCGTTTGTCGGGTCCGAGGGGCCAGGCCCGAGGGGGGGGCCCGCCAGGGGCACTACGTCATCCACGGGGAGCGCCTTCGGGACCAGAAA aCCACCTTGGAGTGTACCCTGAGGCCAGGCTTGGTTTACAACAAGGTGAACCCCATCTTCCATCACTGGAGCCTGGGCGACTGCAAGTTTGGGCTGACGTTTCAGAGTCCCGCAGAAGCTGACGAGTTCCAGAAGAGCCTGCTGGCTGCACTGGCTGCACTGGGGCGAG GCTCGCtcaccccctcttcctcctcctcttcctcctccccttcccaggaCACCGCAGAGACTCCCTGCCCTCTGACG TCCCATGTGGACAGCGAGTCCTCCTCCAGTCACAGCCACCAGGAGACGCCTCCCACCGCCGCGGCGGCGGCCACTATCATCACCGTGGAGTCAGCTTCTGGCTTCGGGCCGGCCACGTCCCCCCAGCGCCGGCGCTCCTCTGCTCAG AGCTACCCTCCGCTCCTACCGTTCACGGGGATTCCGGAGCCCTCAGAGCCCCTGGCCGGGGTAGGGGGCCCGGGCTGGGGCGGCCGTGGCTATGAGGATTATCGGCGCGCTGGGCCGCCCGCACCCCTCGCCCTGTCCACCTGCGTCGTGCGCTTCGCCAAGACCGGCGCGTTGAGGGGTGCAGCCCTGGGGCCTCCCACCGCGCTACCCGCCCCTCTCGCCGAGGCTGCGCCCCCAGCGCCCCCGGCTCGCCCACCACCCGGCCCCGGCCCTGCCCCTGCGCCGGCCAAGGCCTCCCCGGAGGCAGAGGAGTCGGCGCGCTGCGTGCACTGCCGTGCGCTCTTCCGCCGCAGAGCTGACGGGCGTGGTGGCCGCTGCGCGGAGGCCCCGGACCCGGGTCGCCTGCTGGTGCGCCGGCTCAGTTGCCTGTGGTGCGCCGAGAGCTTGCTCTACCACTGCCTGTCAGACGCCGAGGGCGACTTCTCGGACCCGTGCGCCTGCGAGCCGGGCCACCCGCGTCCCGCCGCGCGCTGGGCCGCGCTGGCCGCCCTCTCCCTGGCGGTGCCCTGCCTCTGCTGCTATGCGCCCCTGCGCGCATGCCACTGGGTCGCGGCACGATGTGGCTGCGCTGGCTGCGGGGGTCGCCACGAGGAGGCGGCACGGTGA
- the GGN gene encoding gametogenetin — MGNVQSEPSAGGGSRKEQASDRSSDSRRTSPVEPEVTPSSPAMRLARGLGVWFPGSSAPPGILVPPEPQVSPSPLPLTLELPSPVTPLSEEAAAAAVSTPPPPPVGTLLPAPSKWRKPTGTPAPVPRIRGLLEASHRGQGDPPSLRPLPPPPPPPRQRTGEDPDSLPRAPSPSPPFLAPRKPPPPPPPPPPPPSDRQPPGHRITPALATPATTPTESQVGHGSEGQMARRARRGAPPQAGEGEMARPAVSESGLSLLCKVTFKSGPPLAPAAASSSSAAKASLGGGGGGGGGGGGLFSAASGSISYAEVLKQGSLAPGPSRPSAEVPRESQEAEGGNGDGEGCSGPPSAPVSHARALPPPPYTTFPGSKPKFDWASPPDGAERHFRFNGTGGSVGAPRRRAATLSGPWGSPPSPPGQTHPGPGSRRPAPALLAPPMFIFPVPTNGEPASPGPTGPQELLPPPPPTPPPTPPPAPPPTPQPPVLQPTPPPVTRPPTPVPGHLESTLAPAPAPILPLALAADQAPALAPSPSPAPTTAEPTLPAPAPIKARTRRNKGPRAARGATRAAGAPGDGPRERTAATVTDSGGGGGGGGGAPPAGMANTGTTRHWPPFQVLNSCPCKCYCRHQLRHRRLPRNVSAWLSTPTNHLSEPPWVATIKLAGSLVAGLEHYDLQATHSN; from the coding sequence ATGGGGAACGTGCAGTCGGAGCCTTCCGCGGGCGGAGGCTCCCGAAAAGAGCAGGCCTCGGACCGCTCCTCTGACTCCCGCCGTACATCCCCGGTGGAGCCCGAGGTGACCCCCTCCTCCCCGGCCATGCGCCTGGCTCGAGGGCTGGGCGTCTGGTTCCCTGGCAGCTCCGCGCCCCCGGGAATCCTGGTACCCCCGGAGCCCCAGGTCTCACCCTCGCCCCTGCCCCTGACCTTAGAACTGCCCTCGCCAGTGACGCCCCTTTCAGAGGAGGCGGCTGCGGCCGCGGTCTCcacaccacccccgccccccgtggGGACCCTGCTGCCCGCGCCGTCTAAGTGGCGAAAACCCACGGGCACTCCGGCGCCGGTGCCCCGGATCCGCGGTCTGCTGGAGGCGAGCCATCGCGGCCAGGGCGATCCTCCGAGCCTTCGTccactgccgccgccgccgccgccgccccggcaACGAACTGGAGAGGACCCCGACTCTCTCCCGAGGGCCCCATCCCCTAGTCCGCCCTTCTTGGCGCCGCGGAagccgccgccaccgccaccgccaccgccaccgccaccttCCGACCGGCAGCCCCCGGGCCACAGAATCACTCCTGCTCTGGCCACACCCGCCACAACCCCCACAGAAAGCCAGGTGGGGCACGGCAGCGAGGGTCAGATGGCTAGGCGAGCCCGCAGAGGGGCACCTCCCCAAGCAGGAGAGGGCGAAATGGCCCGGCCCGCGGTCTCCGAGTCTGGCCTGAGCCTGCTGTGTAAAGTCACCTTCAAGTCAGGGCCCCCTTTGGCCCCTGCGGCAGCGTCGAGTTCCTCAGCTGCCAAAGCCTCgctcgggggcgggggcggaggcggaggcggaggaggaggactCTTCTCCGCTGCCTCGGGTTCCATCTCTTACGCCGAAGTCCTGAAGCAGGGGTCTCTGGCTCCTGGGCCCTCTCGACCCTCGGCAGAGGTCCCTCGGGAGTCTCAAGAAGCAGAAGGCGGTAATGGAGACGGCGAGGGGTGTTCTGGACCCCCCTCGGCGCCTGTGTCCCATGCCAGGGCCCTTCCGCCGCCACCCTACACCACCTTTCCAGGCTCGAAGCCCAAATTCGACTGGGCGAGCCCTCCCGATGGCGCTGAACGCCACTTCCGCTTCAACGGAACCGGCGGCAGTGTCGGGGCGCCCCGACGGCGCGCGGCCACGCTCTCAGGGCCCTGGGGCTCCCCACCGTCTCCACCAGGGCAGACGCACCCGGGTCCGGGGTCCCGGAGGCCTGCACCAGCCCTGCTGGCGCCGCCTATGTTCATCTTCCCGGTGCCCACCAACGGCGAGCCTGCGAGCCCCGGGCCAACAGGCCCACAGGAATTGCTGCCACCGCCGCCGCCCACGCCACCGCCCACGCCTCCTCCCGCGCCACCGCCCACACCACAGCCGCCGGTGCTCCAGCCAACGCCGCCGCCCGTGacccgccctcccaccccagtCCCGGGCCACTTGGAGTCGACCCTGGCTCCCGCCCCGGCTCCCATTCTGCCCCTCGCCTTGGCTGCCGACCAGGCCCCGGCCCTGGCCCCATCCCCGTCTCCAGCTCCCACCACAGCGGAGCCAACGCTGCCTGCGCCCGCGCCCATCAAGGCCCGCACGCGCAGGAACAAGGGTCCCCGCGCAGCCCGGGGTGCGACCCGCGCGGCGGGCGCCCCCGGAGATGGTCCTCGCGAACGTACTGCAGCCACCGTGACTGACAGCGGAGGTGGAGGGGGTGGTGGCGGCGGGGCTCCTCCAGCAGGGATGGCTAACACGGGCACCACTCGCCACTGGCCGCCCTTCCAGGTGCTTAACTCTTGTCCCTGCAAGTGTTACTGCCGCCACCAGCTGCGTCATCGCCGTCTACCACGCAACGTATCTGCCTG
- the FAM98C gene encoding protein FAM98C isoform X3, with the protein MEGAEAEAREWVAVAQDLQALGYEGFSGATSLGTSCPDFRALCARLAAELATLGALEREREESAEVLRAGDGPGAEEAFLRQLADLLRELHCPDRALCGGDCAAALRERGACLRLLREPGAGPGCGSFLCSELQAARLLRLYPQLDSSPAPPCGEGAEEGDDVVQELVLTFQALGLPRPTPGTAASRLLWELHDKISELLPSLPPGFLQPLLSNPLDAPRWAQGEAMKVVLIPIREALSPESDVSIAHVLAARADLSRLVPATSKAARRGTCCAINKVLMGNVPDRGGRPNELEAPMPSWQSRREDGGGRKAGRQSWGRKKKKK; encoded by the exons ATGGAGGGGGCGGAGGCGGAAGCGCGGGAGTGGGTCGCTGTGGCCCAGGACCTGCAAGCCTTAGG GTATGAGGGTTTCTCGGGGGCGACGTCGCTGGGCACCTCGTGTCCAGACTTCAGGGCGCTGTGCGCGCGGCTGGCGGCGGAGCTGGCCACTCTGGGCGCCCTGGAGCGGGAGCGGGAGGAGAGCGCGGAGGTGCTGAGGGCCGGCGACG GCCCCGGCGCAGAGGAGGCATTCCTGCGACAGTTGGCCGACCTGCTGCGGGAGTTGCATTGCCCGGACCGCGCGCTCTGCGGCGGAGACTGCGCGGCCGCGCTGCGGGAGCGCGGCGCGTGCCTGCGCCTGCTGCGTGAGCCGGGGGCTGGCCCAGGATGCGGAA GCTTTCTCTGTTCAGAACTCCAGGCTGCCCGCCTCCTCCGTCTGTACCCGCAGCTGGATTCCAGCCCCGCACCGccctgtggggaaggggcagaggagggagatgaCGTGGTTCAGGAACTGGTCCTTACCTTCCAAGCTCTGGGGCTGCCCAGACCTACGCCTGGGACCGCTGCCAGCCGGCTGCTGTGGGAGTTGCATGACAAG ATCTCTGAGCtgctgccttccctgcccccaggatTCCTGCAGCCCCTCCTCAGCAACCCGCTGGACGCACCCAGATGG gcccaagGAGAAGCCATGAAGGTAGTGCTGATCCCAATTCGGGAGGCTCTGAGCCCAGAATCAGATGTCTCCATCGCGCATGTCCTGGCTGCCCGAGCGGACCTGTCTCGTCTTGTCCCAGCCACCAGCAAGGCTGCCCGCCGAGGGACCTGCTGTGCCATCAACAAG GTGCTTATGGGCAACGTGCCAGACCGAGGGGGCCGTCCAAATGAGCTGGAGGCTCCCATGCCCAGCTGGCAGAGCAGAAGAGAGGACGGAGGTGGGCGGAAGGCAGGCCGCCAGAGCTGGGGTcgcaagaagaagaagaagtaa